In one Salvelinus sp. IW2-2015 linkage group LG26, ASM291031v2, whole genome shotgun sequence genomic region, the following are encoded:
- the LOC111952518 gene encoding protein fem-1 homolog B-like translates to MESLAGYVYKAAAEGRVLTLAALLLNHSKPETRYLLSYVTHLAGQRSTPLXIAARNGHDKVVRLLLDHYRVDTEQTGTVRFDGYVIDGATALWCAAGAGHFEVVRQLVCHQAKVNHTTVTNSTPLRAACFDGCLDIVKYLVDHQAKIGIANKYDNTCLMIAAYKGHSDVVGFLLEHGADPNSKAHCGATALHFAAEAGHLDIVKELVRCQAAMVVNSHGMTPIKVAAESCKAEVVELLLSHADCGPHXRIEALELLGASFANDRENYDILKTYHYLYLAMLERHRNPVLLIAKELLPPIEAYSGRCECRTLQELEAIRADRNALHMEGLMVRERILGSDNIDVSHPIIYRGAVYADNMEFDQCIKLWLHALHLRQKGNRNTHKDLLRFAQVFSQMVHLKEPVGAEPVEQVLHCSVLEIQRNIARMEAAPEAELHTAMDNCESNMFTFLYLVCISTKTVCGEDARAHVNEQIYNLIQLDPRSREGLSLLHLAISSSTPVDDFHTNDVCSFPNAQVTKLLLDCGAQVNAVDHEGNSPLHIIVQYNRPISDFLTLHAIIISLVEAGAHTDMTNKQKKTPLDKSTTGVSEILLKTQMKMSLKCLAARAVRQHQITFRNQIPKTLEEFVAFH, encoded by the exons ATGGAGTCGCTTGCCGGGTACGTCTACAAAGCGGCTGCTGAGGGCCGAGTCCTGACGCTGGCCGCCTTGTTGCTCAACCACTCCAAGCCAGAGACACGATATCTACTGAGTTACGTGACCCACCTCGCCGGCCAAAGGTCAACTCCTCTCATKATCGCAGCTCGAAACGGACATGACAAAGTTGTGAGGCTGCTGCTGGATCACTACAGGGTGGATACTGAACAAACTGGCACAGTCAGATTTGATGG gtATGTCATTGATGGGGCCACTGCTCTGTGGTGTGCAGCTGGCGCAGGACACTTTGAGGTAGTCCGCCAGTTGGTGTGCCACCAGGCCAAAGTCAACCACACCACTGTCACCAACTCCACCCCCCTGAGGGCAGCCTGCTTTGACGGGTGTCTGGACATTGTGAAATACCTGGTGGACCACCAGGCCAAAATCGGCATCGCCAACAAGTACGACAACACCTGCCTGATGATTGCTGCCTACAAGGGCCATTCGGACGTAGTGGGCTTCCTGCTGGAGCATGGAGCTGACCCCAACTCCAAGGCCCACTGTGGGGCCACCGCCCTGCACTTTGCTGCTGAGGCGGGCCACCTAGACATCGTTAAGGAGCTGGTGCGCTGCCAGGCTGCCATGGTGGTGAACAGCCATGGCATGACACCGATCAAGGTGGCGGCGGAGAGCTGCAAGGCGGAGGTGGTGGAGCTGCTGCTGTCTCATGCCGACTGTGGCCCGCACAGKCGCATCGAGGCCCTTGAGCTGCTGGGTGCCTCGTTCGCCAATGACCGGGAGAACTATGACATCCTCAAGACCTACCACTACCTGTACCTGGCCATGTTGGAGCGCCACCGCAATCCCGTCCTTCTCATCGCCAAAGAGCTGCTTCCGCCCATCGAGGCCTACAGCGGCCGGTGCGAGTGCCGCACCCTGCAGGAGCTGGAGGCAATCCGGGCAGACCGCAACGCGCTGCACATGGAGGGCCTGATGGTGCGTGAGCGTATCCTGGGCTCGGATAACATCGACGTGTCGCACCCCATCATCTACCGGGGAGCTGTGTACGCCGACAATATGGAGTTCGACCAGTGCATCAAGCTGTGGCTGCACGCGCTGCACCTGCGTCAGAAGGGCAACCGCAACACGCACAAGGACCTGCTGCGCTTCGCCCAGGTCTTCTCCCAGATGGTGCACCTGAAGGAGCCGGTGGGGGCGGAGCCAGTGGAGCAGGTGTTACACTGCAGCGTGCTGGAGATCCAGAGGAACATCGCAAGGATGGAGGCGGCGCCTGAGGCCGAGCTGCACACGGCCATGGACAACTGCGAGTCCAATATGTTCACCTTCCTCTACCTGGTGTGCATCAGCACCAAGACTGTGTGCGGCGAGGACGCACGTGCCCATGTCAACGAGCAGATATACAACCTGATCCAGCTGGACCCGCGTTCACGGGAGGGCTTGTCCCTGTTGCACCTGGCCATCAGCTCCAGCACGCCTGTGGACGACTTCCACACCAACGACGTGTGCAGCTTCCCCAACGCTCAGGTCACCAAGCTGCTGCTGGACTGCGGTGCGCAAGTGAACGCGGTGGACCACGAGGGCAACAGTCCTCTGCACATCATCGTCCAGTACAACCGGCCTATCAGCGACTTCCTGACACTGCACGCCATCATCATCAGCCTGGTGGAGGCGGGCGCCCACACTGACATGACCAACAAGCAGAAGAAGACGCCACTGGACAAGAGCACCACAGGTGTGTCGGAGATCCTGCTTAAGACCCAGATGAAGATGAGCCTCAAGTGCCTGGCGGCACGTGCCGTGCGCCAGCACCAAATCACCTTCCGCAACCAGATCCCTAAGAccctggaggagtttgtggcgtTCCACTGA